A genomic stretch from Amphiura filiformis unplaced genomic scaffold, Afil_fr2py scaffold_594, whole genome shotgun sequence includes:
- the LOC140145680 gene encoding uncharacterized protein produces MPKKDNHITFPNKSYRDAFLEALKLKKGESQSVSERNSTTKIAESEAQFDRYDEIVEFTRKAATAETNICKPRQQRKFASLKEKQTKQTKPAANGINISPDDIEEATSRWVINVSDCDLNEHEQSLLKKGLNFAVTPTNIPVDDIVTAVESAVRLVGLGSSEAAEIRHKTSDLVHKAKLPKSNITRKEREAIRSLQRNKDIMVVPADKGCAVVVMNSTDYNNKAKLLLSDNKTYVKLKSNPTKKYKTKLVKTLQSIKQSGAITEVQYRKLYPTSEEVPKFYGLPKIHKPNHPLRPIVACSGSITYASAKFIADIISPLVGQSQHHIKNSKDLVTKLEDFTISEDEELVSYDVTALFTCTPVSETIDIIESRLKNDPTLGNRTCLSVDQIIELLRFQLTTTYFQYGGEFYNQLEGAAMGSPVSPLTANIFMEDFEIKALSSYPNPPRFWGRYVDDTMVIIKKSAIESFTDHLNTCHPSIKFTMERESNGQLPMLDVMVKREENGSLSFQIYRKPTHTNQYLNFASHHPLQHKLGVVRTLVDRASSIVTKEEDLDHELNSIHKSLAVCGYDKWTLDTATNKTNAKRHVRNSDSEQQVKGWVTIPYLAGVSESLRRVLRSHGIVTHVKPQNTIRSLLVAPKDKTDKLDKSGAVYGLKCLDCSSSYVGESARPLRTRISEHERPTSPVGEHITKDHHSIDWDGVRILDREEDWFRRGVREAIQIRRTGSDLNRDRGRHDLPVVYNKILSLDQNQSISGSQEVLRLKPDVEWCRLEAHKQPVTCADFGTTSNYLFLATGSKDHMVRIWDAGSFTGHVAAKTEVCIRILCRIHNL; encoded by the exons ATGCCGAAAAAGGACAACCACATTACTTTCCCCAA CAAGTCGTACCGAGATGCATTTCTTGAAGCGCTGAAACTGAAGAAAGGAGAATCTCAGTCTGTCAGTGAAAGAAATTCTACTACAAAAATAGCAGAGTCTGAAGCCCAGTT TGATAGATATGATGAAATAGTTGAGTTTACTCGTAAAGCGGCTACTGCAGAAACCAACATCTGTAAACCTCGCCAGCAAAGGAAATTTGCTAGCCTCAAGGAGAAGCAAACTAAGCAAACTAAACCAGCGGCTAATGGCATCAACATTTCACCTGATGACATTGAGGAAGCTACTAGCAGATGGGTTATTAATGTGTCGGACTGTGATCTTAACGAGCATGAACAATCCCTGCTGAAGAAAGGCTTAAACTTTGCTGTCACACCCACCAAcatccctgtggatgatattgTCACTGCTGTTGAGTCGGCAGTTAGACTTGTTGGTTTAGGCTCTTCTGAAGCTGCTGAAATACGCCATAAAACCAGTGACTTAGTTCATAAAGCTAAACTCCCTAAAAGTAATATCACCCGCAAAGAAAGAGAAGCCATTCGCTCACTTCAGCGTAATAAAGACATCATGGTTGTTCCGGCTGATAAAGGCTGTGCGGTAGTGGTAATGAACTCTACAGACTATAACAACAAAGCAAAGTTGTTGCTGAGTGACAATAAGACCTATGTCAAGCTCAAATCCAATCCAACTAAGAAATACAAGACCAAGTTGGTTAAGACTCTGCAATCCATCAAGCAAAGTGGTGCGATCACTGAGGTTCAATACAGAAAACTCTATCCCACCAGTGAGGAGGTGCCTAAGTTCTATGGTCTTCCGAAAATTCATAAGCCCAACCACCCTCTTCGTCCGATTGTTGCTTGTAGTGGCTCCATTACGTACGCATCTGCTAAATTTATCGCGGACATAATATCTCCTCTAGTGGGTCAATCACAACATCATATCAAGAACAGTAAGGACCTAGTGACCAAACTTGAAGACTTTACTATTAGTGAGGATGAAGAATTGGTCAGTTATGATGTCACGGCTCTGTTCACATGTACACCCGTAAGTGAAACTATTGATATCATTGAGTCACGCCTTAAGAACGATCCTACTCTGGGTAACCGTACATGTTTGTCGGTTGATCAAATCATTGAACTGCTCCGGTTTCAGCTGACCACCACATACTTTCAGTACGGTGGTGAATTCTACAACCAGCTTGAAGGTGCGGCGATGGGTTCCCCCGTATCCCCTCTAACTGCCAATATCTTCATGGAGGACTTTGAAATCAAGGCCTTGTCTTCTTATCCCAACCCCCCACGGTTCTGGGGTCGTTATGTTGATGACACTATGGTCATCATCAAGAAGAGTGCTATTGAGAGCTTCACTGATCACTTAAACACCTGCCATCCATCCATTAAGTTCACCATGGAACGCGAATCCAATGGACAACTTCCCATGCTTGACGTCATGGTCAAACGCGAAGAGAACGGCTCATTGTCTTTTCAGATTTATCGCAAGCCTACCCACACCAATCAATACCTGAACTTTGCCTCCCACCACCCTTTGCAGCACAAACTGGGTGTGGTACGTACCCTCGTTGATAGAGCTTCCTCTATTGTCACCAAGGAGGAGGACCTTGACCATGAACTCAACAGCATTCACAAATCTTTAGCGGTATGTGGGTACGATAAATGGACATTGGACACAGCTACCAACAAAACCAATGCCAAACGGCACGTTCGCAATAGTGACTCTGAACAACAAGTCAAAGGTTGGGTTACCATCCCATATCTGGCCGGTGTTTCGGAAAGTCTGAGGCGTGTATTAAGATCCCATGGCATTGTAACCCATGTTAAGCCCCAGAACACTATACGTTCCCTTCTTGTAGCTCCCAAAGACAAGACCGACAAGCTGGACAAATCGGGGGCCGTATATGGCCTCAAATGTTTAGACTGTTCTTCATCATATGTAGGGGAAAGTGCCAGACCATTAAGAACACGTATTAGCGAACATGAACGTCCCACTTCCCCAGTTGGTGAGCACATCACTAAGGATCACCATAGCATCGACTGGGATGGCGTACGCATTCTCGACCGTGAAGAAGACTGGTTCAGGAGAGGGGTCAGAGAAGCGATCCAAATAAGGAGAACTGGCAGCGACCTCAACAGAGACCGGGGGCGCCATGATCTTCCAGTTGTTTACAACAAGATTTTGTCACTTGACCAAAACCAATCAATATCTGGTAGTCAAGAG GTGCTCCGACTAAAACCTGACGTAGAATGGTGTCGTCTAGAGGCTCATAAGCAACCTGTTACATGTGCGGATTTTGGCACCACAAGCAACTATCTATTTCTGGCCACTGGAAGCAAAGATCACATGGTTAGAATATGGGATGCAGGAAGCTTTACTGGCCATGTTGCTGCCAAGACAGAGGTATGTATACGTATATTATGTAGGATCCATAACTTATAA